In one Lathamus discolor isolate bLatDis1 unplaced genomic scaffold, bLatDis1.hap1 Scaffold_162, whole genome shotgun sequence genomic region, the following are encoded:
- the LOC136006382 gene encoding uncharacterized protein LOC136006382 — MMNQENLNCTVADDSGPSNRFVVWKDSITEGFEVGSGVGEVQHLPRGRSCGGRRCSLGYTPLDPGQCRETPGCPSTSQWWALALRHPGLSKMPWSNQEVFTRVGSEDGLDMQALGTLPSGHTSARNKNQGEWICQPSSYLFGAHHPLQDAMSLEFVAVLSQPCNLNKKDKICIVFYKGQGLCEEFASMEKSSRNQQVISGSARIPISYLQQGTIFYKYALVDTYSQKRACKLEHIPLENFSIPKTFQSRKVPLFRVLKIPKEEIQVGETWTIFEQLHCHFPRTTPSSPSVSKGPSHQMEVKYLESCFFAHTTSWKSLETMERKLDRYKESSSVCLGDPEERKHFEVTCQSADVHVQPSWMDTAPHKVSQGSSIFHLPSSSSFQDQDVLKENACHEMFSSYFPCPDQRQCWNLHPNCH; from the exons ATGATGAACCAGGAGAACCTGAACTGCACAG TTGCAGATGACTCAGGACCTTCCAACAGGTTCGTTGTGTGGAAGGATAGCATCACTGAAGGCTTTGAGGTTGGATCTGGAGTGGGGGAGGTCCAGCATCTCCCCAGGGGGAGGAGTTGTGGTGGGAGGAGATGCAGCTTGGGCTACACCCCTCTAGACCCTGGTCAGTGTAGAGAGACCCCTGGATGTCCTTCCACATCCCAGTGGTGGGCACTTGCTCTGAGGCATCCAGGTCTTTCCAAAATGCCTTGGAGTAACCAAGAGGTCTTCACCAGGGTGGGAAGTGAGGATGGGCTGGACATGCAAGCGCTGGGGACGTTGCCAAGTGGACACACATCCGCCAGGAACAAGAACCAAGGGGAGTGGAT ctgccagcccagctcctACCTGTTTGGTGCCCATCACCCACTGCAAGATGCAATGAGCCTGGAGTTTGTGGCCGTGCTGTCACAACCTTGTAACCTCAACAAGAAGGACAAGATCTGCATCGTCTTCTACAAAGGGCAAGGCCTCTGCGAAGAGTTCGCCAGCATGGAGAAAAG TTCCAGGAACCAACAAGTGATCTCAGGCAGCGCCAGGATCCCCATTTCCTACCTCCAACAAGGTACCATCTTCTACAAATACGCCCTTGTCGACACCTACAGCCAGAAGAGGGCCTGTAAATTGGAGCACATTCCCTTGGAGAACTTCAGCATCCCCAAGACCTTCCAGAGCAGAAAAGTTCCCTTATTTCGGGTGCTGAAAATCCCCAAAGAGGAGATCCAAGTGGGAG AAACATGGACCATCTTTGAACAGCTCCACTGCCATTTTCCCAGAACAACCCCGTCCAGCCCTTCGGTCTCAAAGGGGCCCAGCCACCAGATGGAGGTGAAATACCTGGAGAGCTGCTTCTTTGCACACACCACTTCCTGGAAATCCCTCGAGACCATGGAGAGAAAACTGGACAGGTACAAGGAGAGCAGCAGTGTCTGTCTTGGGGacccagaggaaagaaaacactttgaGGTCACCTGCCAGTCTGCAGATGTG CATGTACAACCTTCCTGGATGGACACGGCCCCACACAAGGTGTCGCAGGGTAGCAGCATCTTCCAcctcccatcctcctcctccttccaggACCAAGATGTTCTCAAAGAAAACGCATGtcatgaaatgttttcttcatatttccCTTGTCCAGATCAGAGACAGTGTTGGAACCTTCATCCAAACTGTCATTGA